A region of the Variovorax sp. 54 genome:
ACGTTCACCGAGTCGCCCGGGCGGTACAGCGGGCGGTCGGTCACGGTGTAGACCTTGGCGTTGTAGATCTCGCTGTCGTAGTAGAAGTTTTCGGAAATGAAGACGCCGCCTGCGGGGTCCTGGCCGAACACGTAGGTCTGCTCGGGCGATTGGCGCTCGAGCTTCACCAGGCCCTGGGCATCGGCCTCGCCGCTCTTGAGCACGCCGACGCCGTCGGTCCAGACCACTTTGGTGCCGGGCACCGGCGCGCCGGCTGCGCGCTGCGCCGCCCACACCAGCATCTGGTCGCCCGAGACCTTGGTGATGGCCACGGTGTCCGACACGAACAGCAGCGTGGTCGCGCGGAACTGGCCGCTGATGGCTTCCACCAGGTACAGCCCCGGCGTGCGCTTGCCCACCGGCACGAACACGTTGCCTTGCGAGGCGTTGATGAATTCGCTGCTGGAGCCTTCCAGCTTCACGCCCTTGGGCAGGCCGATCGGCTGCGCCTTGTGCACCGGGTAGCGAAAGCGCTCCACCACCGGCAGGCCCGGGATCGGGCGGAACTGCCGGGGCTCCTCGAAGACCGAGGGCTGCTTGAGCCTGGCGGGCGTCTTCAGTTCGGGCGCCTGCTGCGTCACGGCGCGGCGCGCGTTGGCCGAGAACATCTGCTGCCAGGCCAGGCGCGCCTTGACGACCCAGCTGTCCCACAGGTGGGTGAGCGTGTTGGCCAGGCCTTCGTCGGCGGCACGCGCACCCACCTGCACGCGGTGCAGGTTCTTCTGCTTCTGCAGGAAGGCGAGGGCGTCGGGAATCCTGTAGACCAGCACGTCCACGCCGCCCACCTGTTCCAGCGCCGAGGGCTGGTTCACTTCCAGGCGGACACGGGCCGTCTGGTCGCTGGCGAAGGTGGCGTCGGAGAGCAGGAAGAAGGGCTCGCCGGTGTAGGCCGAGCGGCTGTTCTCCAGCGGCTGGGGTTGGGGCTCGTCCGCTGCGTTCGTCGTCAGCGGCTGCATCGCCGTGAACGCGGTGGCCGCCGCGAGTGCCAGTGGAACAAGACGCCGCCACAAGGGCCACGGGGACGGGACAGGTGTGTGCATGGTCATCGTGCGAGAAAGGCGAGCCGGTAGACACCGGCGAAATTGGGGTTGTCGTCGGTGGGGCGCCAGCGCGTGTCGCTCCAGCCGAGCAGCTGGGTGGCGCGCACGGCGCGCAGGCCGTTGTCGCCGGGCAGCACGCGGCCCGTGTGATAGGCGATGTAGTTGCCCATCCACACCATGAGGTGCTGCTCGTCGCCCTGGTCGTAGAACAGCATGTCGCCCAAGAGCGCCTGCTGCAGCTGGCGCGTGACGAAGCGCGTGTTCTCCTGCACCAGCTCGAGTGCACCGACGTAGGCGTCGCGCGTGCCGTCGGCGCGCCGCCAGGTGTTGCGCAGCGGCGCCGCGGCGGCCGGGTCGATGTCGGGCGGCAGGCGGCGCGCGAGCAAACCGTTGGCGCGGCGCCAGGCCACGTCGTGTTCGCGCAGCGACTCGGCCACCGAGAAGCGCACCAGCCCCGCGCAGTCGCGGTGCGTCCAGCGCGGCGTGGGGCCGCGCTCGATCTGTTCGTGGATCAGCAGCGTCATCCAGTCGCGAAAGTGTGCGGACTGTTCACGGTTCAGCGCGGGTGTATCGGCTGCCAGGGTGGGCAGCGCCGGCATCGCGGACGCCAGCGCCAGCGCAGCGCCCCGGCCGAGCGCCGTCCGGCGATCGATGCCGGCGGTGATGGCGCGGCGCGTCACTTGGACTGCGGCGCCGCCGACATCGCCTGCCACTCGACCGGCACCCAGCCGTTGCTGTCGCCCGCGCCTTGCGCCACGGCCCGTGCCGGTGGCAGCTTGCGCAGCGCATTCAGGCGCGGCACCAGGTGCTGCTGGGCCGCCTGGCGAAGAATTTCCTGATCGGCAGGCAGCACGGCCATGGCCTCGCGCTGCAACAGGTCGGCGATCTGCGTGGGCGCGCCGACCACCAGCGTGGTGCCGCCGGCCGGCGGCAGCGTGTCGGCCACGCCCGGGTAGCGCTTGGCCTGGGTGTTCAGCGCCAGCTCGACCAGCTTGTCGTCGGGCGAGAACGCGACCCATCGGCCTTGCCGGGCCAGGGTGGGCCGGTAGGCCTTGTCGTCGCCGTCGGCATACGGCCCCCAGGGGCCGGTCACCTGGCTTTGCCACTGGCCGACGCCGGGTTTCGCCGCCGGGTCGGTGCGCGTGGCGTCGGTCGAGATCAGCCAGTCCGCCAGGCCGGCGAGCGTGGCATCGGTCTCGGGGCCGGCCGATGCCTTCATCTGCGCGACGAACAGCGGCGTGTGCAGCTGCGAGCGGGCGTACCAGCAGACGGCGGCGGGGCCGTCGAACTGCGCGGCCAGGGCCTTCATCGCCTCGGCGTTCGGCGCCGCCGGGGCGTCTTTCATCAGCGCGTCCATCTGCGCCCATTCGACCGGCAGCATGGCGCAGGCCGCGGGGTTGGCCGGCAGGGCGGACCACAGTTCGCGGTCGCCCGGTGCGGCGGGCAGGGTGCCGGCCGCCTTCACGCGCACGGCCGTGCGCAGCGCGGCGCCGTGGGGTGCGACGTCGAAGCGAACGGCCTGCACGCCCGGAAAGAAGTGCTGGTAGCCGAAGGACAGCAGCCGCGCATCGGCCACGATCGCCGAGCTGCCCGGCGCGGCGGCGCCTTCTTCACCGAGCCCGAAGCCGCGGCGCCAGGCCGATTGCGAACGGGTGTCGCCCGACAGCAGGCCCTCGACCACCTCCAGGGCCGGTCCGCTGGCCTGGCTTTCGTTGTTGAACAGCAGGCCCGGGTCGCTCAGCACCACCACGCGGTTGCCCTGCGACAGCAGCACCAGCGTGCGACGCGGCGACAGCACCAGCGCGTAGGCATTCACGTCATTTCCGTTGGCGCGCAGCGTGCCGATGATGCTCAGCTGCGAGTCCTTGGCGGCGATGCCCGCCAGGCCCTGCAGGGCGGTGGCCACTGCGCCGCGGGTCATGGTCAGCGCCCAGTAGCGCGGGGCGCCCTTGGCATCGGGCCACCAGGCCATTTCGGCCGGCTCGTCCAGGGCCGCGGCCAGTAGCTGGTCGGTCCAGGTGGTGTCGCGCTCGTACGCGATGCGCTTGATCGCGCCGCGCAGGCTCAGCCGGTCTTCCTGGTTTTCGTAATAGAAGGCGAAATCTTCGGTGAGCACGTCGCGCACCACCGGTGCCTGCACGATGTCGCGCGGCAGGCGCGAGAGCGCGGGGGTGGCGATGTAGGCATACGGTGCCGACAGGTCCACGTTGAGGGCGTTGATGTCGCCGTCGAAGTGCGAGCGCCGCATCTTGACGAAGGCCACGCCGGCACCCACCAGCACGATCGCCGCGACGCCCGCGACCATCCATTTTTTTCTTGTGTCCATGAATCCCTACCCTGCATGAAGGCAGCGCCACCCCCCGGCGGCGCATGGCCTTGATTCTGGCAGGGTCCATGGGGGCGTCCCATGAAGTCTCGGTGAAGTCGCTGTGAAGCGATGCCACCGCGCTCGCCGGCGCGCGTTCAGTCGATGACTTCGGGCCAGTCGGTGTGGAAGAACCGGCCTTCGGGCTTGTCCACGCGCTCGTACGTGTGCGCCCCGAAGAAGTCGCGCTGCGCCTGCAGCAGGTTCGCGCTCAGGCGTGCCGTGCGGTAGCTGTCGTAGTAGGCCAGCGACGCGCTGAAGGCCGGCACCGGGATGCCGTTGCTGACCGCCAGCGCCACCACCTCGCGCCAGTTCTGCTGCGTGCGGTTCAGCAGGTCCTGGAAGAACGGGTCGAGCATCAGGTTGCCCAGCGCCGGGTCGGTGCGGAAGGCGTCGGTGATGCGGTTCAGGAAGCGCGCGCGGATGATGCAGCCGCCGCGCCAGATCGACGCGATGCCTGCCAGGTCGAGCTTCCAGCCTTTCTTCTCGCCCATCGTCTGGATGAGGTCGAAGCCCTGCGTGTAGCTGATGACCTTCGAGGCATAGAGCGCGTCGTGCACCTTGGCCACCAGCGCCTGCTTCTCCAGCGACAGCGCGGGCACCGGCCCGTGCAGCAGCTGACTGGCCGCCACGCGCGCCTTCTTCTGCGACGACAGCACGCGCGCTTCGACCGCGGCGTTGATGGTGCTGATGACCACCGCGTTCTCGGCCGCGTTCAGCAGCGTCCACTGGCCCGTGCCTTTCTGGCCGGCCTT
Encoded here:
- a CDS encoding DUF2138 family protein, which gives rise to MDTRKKWMVAGVAAIVLVGAGVAFVKMRRSHFDGDINALNVDLSAPYAYIATPALSRLPRDIVQAPVVRDVLTEDFAFYYENQEDRLSLRGAIKRIAYERDTTWTDQLLAAALDEPAEMAWWPDAKGAPRYWALTMTRGAVATALQGLAGIAAKDSQLSIIGTLRANGNDVNAYALVLSPRRTLVLLSQGNRVVVLSDPGLLFNNESQASGPALEVVEGLLSGDTRSQSAWRRGFGLGEEGAAAPGSSAIVADARLLSFGYQHFFPGVQAVRFDVAPHGAALRTAVRVKAAGTLPAAPGDRELWSALPANPAACAMLPVEWAQMDALMKDAPAAPNAEAMKALAAQFDGPAAVCWYARSQLHTPLFVAQMKASAGPETDATLAGLADWLISTDATRTDPAAKPGVGQWQSQVTGPWGPYADGDDKAYRPTLARQGRWVAFSPDDKLVELALNTQAKRYPGVADTLPPAGGTTLVVGAPTQIADLLQREAMAVLPADQEILRQAAQQHLVPRLNALRKLPPARAVAQGAGDSNGWVPVEWQAMSAAPQSK
- a CDS encoding DUF1175 family protein, with the translated sequence MTRRAITAGIDRRTALGRGAALALASAMPALPTLAADTPALNREQSAHFRDWMTLLIHEQIERGPTPRWTHRDCAGLVRFSVAESLREHDVAWRRANGLLARRLPPDIDPAAAAPLRNTWRRADGTRDAYVGALELVQENTRFVTRQLQQALLGDMLFYDQGDEQHLMVWMGNYIAYHTGRVLPGDNGLRAVRATQLLGWSDTRWRPTDDNPNFAGVYRLAFLAR